One Robbsia sp. KACC 23696 DNA segment encodes these proteins:
- a CDS encoding sugar ABC transporter substrate-binding protein: protein MSSYFPQHAAAGHSAAALSPNAPLRATRSASGALLRRRPLARLLGTSLLSLGTVLGLAWSAGAHAATTLTIGTINNPDMVELRKLGPEFEKSHPDIKLRWVTLEENLLRQRLTTDITTGSGQFDVMTIGAYETPLWAKRGWLSPLTNLPASYDVDDIVKTARDSLSYQNNLYALPFYVESSMTFYRKDLFEAKKLTMPAQPTYDQIADLAAKLHDPAHGVYGICLRGKAGWGENMAFVSTLVNSYGGQWFDEKWHATIDTPEWKKAITYYTDVLKKYGPPGASSNGFNENLTLMSSGKCGIWIDATVAAGLLSNPKQSQVSDKIGYAAAPVAVTPKGSHWLWMWSLAIPKSSKSQDAAKQFVTWATSKDYVALVAKDEGWASAPSGTRRSTYANPAYQKAAPFSDFVLKAIESANPNDATLNKAPYTGIQFVTIPEFQSFGTVVGQSIAGALAGTMSIDQALKAAQASADRAVRSGGYQK, encoded by the coding sequence ATGTCGTCGTACTTCCCGCAGCATGCCGCAGCCGGACATTCGGCCGCAGCCCTTTCCCCCAACGCCCCCCTGCGCGCGACGCGGTCCGCCTCAGGCGCATTGCTCCGCCGGCGACCGCTCGCGCGTTTGCTTGGGACCTCGTTGCTGTCGCTCGGCACGGTCCTGGGCCTGGCATGGTCCGCCGGCGCGCATGCCGCAACCACGCTGACCATCGGCACGATCAACAATCCGGACATGGTCGAGCTGCGCAAGCTGGGCCCTGAATTCGAGAAAAGCCATCCCGATATCAAGCTGCGTTGGGTGACGCTCGAGGAAAACCTGCTGCGCCAGCGACTGACGACCGACATCACGACCGGCAGCGGTCAATTCGACGTGATGACCATCGGCGCGTATGAAACGCCGCTGTGGGCGAAGCGCGGCTGGCTCAGCCCGTTGACGAATCTGCCCGCCAGCTACGACGTCGACGACATCGTCAAGACGGCCCGTGACAGCCTCAGCTATCAGAACAACCTGTACGCGCTGCCCTTCTACGTCGAAAGCTCGATGACCTTCTATCGCAAAGATCTTTTCGAAGCGAAGAAGCTGACGATGCCGGCGCAGCCGACCTATGACCAGATCGCCGATCTCGCCGCCAAGCTGCACGACCCGGCGCACGGCGTTTACGGCATCTGTCTGCGCGGCAAGGCCGGATGGGGCGAAAACATGGCCTTCGTCTCGACCTTGGTGAACAGCTATGGCGGTCAATGGTTCGACGAAAAATGGCACGCGACGATCGATACGCCGGAGTGGAAGAAGGCGATCACCTACTACACCGATGTCCTGAAAAAATACGGCCCTCCCGGCGCCAGCTCCAACGGCTTCAATGAAAACCTGACGCTGATGTCCTCGGGCAAGTGCGGGATCTGGATCGACGCGACGGTCGCCGCAGGCCTGCTTTCCAACCCGAAACAATCGCAGGTCTCGGACAAGATCGGCTATGCAGCGGCACCGGTTGCCGTCACGCCGAAGGGCAGCCATTGGTTGTGGATGTGGTCACTCGCCATTCCGAAGAGCTCGAAGTCCCAGGATGCCGCCAAGCAGTTCGTGACCTGGGCGACATCGAAGGACTATGTCGCCTTGGTCGCCAAGGATGAAGGCTGGGCCTCGGCACCGTCCGGCACGCGCCGCTCGACCTACGCCAATCCGGCATATCAAAAAGCCGCGCCGTTTTCGGACTTCGTGTTGAAGGCGATCGAATCGGCCAATCCGAACGACGCGACGCTGAATAAGGCACCGTACACCGGTATTCAGTTCGTGACGATTCCGGAATTCCAGTCGTTCGGCACCGTCGTCGGTCAGAGCATCGCCGGTGCACTCGCAGGCACGATGAGTATCGATCAGGCGCTGAAGGCCGCGCAGGCGAGCGCCGATCGCGCAGTGCGCTCGGGCGGGTATCAAAAGTGA
- a CDS encoding superoxide dismutase: protein MAYTLPALPYAYDALEPHIDAKTMEIHHTKHHQTYVNGLNAAVEGTNLGEKSAEALLRELETLPEKVRGPIRNHGGGHANHSLFWTVMSPSGGGQPKGDVAAAIDNELGGYDAFKDHFTRAAQTRFGSGWAWLSVKPDGGLIVESSANQDSPLSHGNTPILGLDVWEHAYYLKYQSRRPDYISAFYEVINWDEVEKRYKAARA, encoded by the coding sequence ATGGCTTATACCTTACCGGCACTGCCGTACGCCTATGACGCGCTGGAACCGCATATCGATGCGAAGACGATGGAAATCCATCATACGAAGCACCACCAGACCTATGTCAACGGATTGAATGCGGCCGTCGAAGGCACGAATCTCGGCGAGAAATCGGCGGAGGCGTTGCTCCGCGAGTTGGAGACGCTCCCGGAAAAAGTGCGTGGCCCGATCCGCAACCATGGCGGCGGCCATGCCAACCATTCATTGTTTTGGACGGTGATGTCGCCCAGCGGCGGCGGACAGCCAAAGGGGGATGTGGCGGCGGCGATCGACAACGAACTGGGTGGGTATGACGCGTTCAAGGACCATTTCACTCGTGCGGCCCAGACGCGATTCGGCAGCGGGTGGGCTTGGCTGAGCGTCAAGCCGGATGGCGGCTTGATCGTCGAAAGCAGTGCGAATCAGGACAGTCCGCTGTCCCATGGCAACACGCCGATCTTAGGCCTCGACGTCTGGGAACACGCCTATTATTTGAAATACCAAAGCCGCCGCCCTGACTATATCTCGGCTTTCTACGAAGTCATCAATTGGGATGAAGTGGAAAAACGCTACAAGGCAGCGCGCGCTTAA
- a CDS encoding carbohydrate ABC transporter permease, with protein MSAHKNRLRDYSLGALAWVVALLLFFPIFWMFLTSIKSEQQAYSTAFSFTPTLQSFQDVLAHSDYFQFAWHSIAVSFGVTILCLLLAVPAAYAMAFFPTKRTQSVLLWMLSTKMMPSVGVLIPIYLLWKNWGLLDTVTGLIIVYTLINLPIAVWMTYTYFCEIPRDILEAARVDGATVWTEIVHLVLPMSMPGIASTGLLLVILSWNEAFWSINLSSSQAAPLTVFIASFSSPEGLFWAKLSAASVLAVAPVMILGWLSQKQLVRGLTFGAVK; from the coding sequence ATGAGCGCACATAAAAACCGCCTGCGCGACTACAGCCTCGGTGCCCTGGCATGGGTGGTCGCCCTGCTGCTGTTCTTCCCGATCTTCTGGATGTTTCTGACGTCGATCAAAAGCGAACAACAGGCCTACTCGACCGCGTTCTCGTTCACGCCCACGTTGCAGAGTTTTCAGGACGTGCTGGCGCATAGCGACTACTTCCAGTTCGCCTGGCATTCGATCGCCGTCTCGTTCGGCGTGACGATTCTGTGCCTGCTGCTGGCCGTGCCCGCCGCCTATGCGATGGCCTTCTTTCCGACCAAGCGTACGCAATCGGTGCTGTTGTGGATGCTGTCGACCAAGATGATGCCGTCGGTGGGCGTCCTTATTCCCATCTACCTGCTCTGGAAGAACTGGGGCCTGCTGGATACGGTGACCGGGCTGATCATCGTCTATACCTTGATCAATCTGCCGATCGCCGTCTGGATGACCTATACCTACTTCTGCGAGATTCCACGGGACATCCTCGAAGCTGCGCGCGTCGATGGGGCTACCGTGTGGACGGAGATCGTGCATCTGGTGCTGCCGATGTCGATGCCCGGTATCGCCTCCACTGGTCTGCTGCTGGTGATCCTGTCATGGAACGAGGCTTTCTGGAGCATCAATCTGTCCAGCTCCCAAGCCGCGCCGCTGACCGTGTTCATCGCCTCGTTCTCCAGCCCCGAAGGTCTGTTCTGGGCCAAGCTGTCGGCCGCATCGGTACTAGCCGTGGCGCCCGTGATGATTCTGGGATGGTTATCTCAGAAGCAGTTGGTGCGCGGACTGACGTTCGGCGCCGTGAAGTGA
- the dalD gene encoding D-arabinitol 4-dehydrogenase codes for MTTSASPYTILHLGTGSFHRAHQAWYLHTLREQGDRDWSLTVGNIRGDGNAVLDALAAQQGAYTLETVDPKGHREYETIRSIARVLPWQADLANLVAAGADPRTRIISFTVTEGGYYLDEHHRLDTANADLRADIDGARTTLYGALRAILQERMRADAGPVTLQNCDNLRSNGERFHAGMRAFLDAVGDTTLLAWFDANTRCPDAMVDRIVPRPGPDVRERVAAAGFDDDVPVMGERFIQWVIEDDFIAGRPRWEKVGVQLVDSVLPYEEAKIRILNATHSCIAWAGTLAGLQFIHEGTHDAAIRKAGFDYVTEDVIPCLSPSPIDLATYRDTVLDRFSNPNIRDTNQRVAADGFSKIPGFIAPTLREQIAAGRPFEATARLPALFFVFLEAWHQGKLPYDYQDGVMDPAVAHGFFESADPLSAFTENTLLWGSLAGRSDLREAIGQQVDDVRSWLAVVQRP; via the coding sequence ATGACGACTTCCGCTTCCCCTTATACGATCCTGCATCTTGGCACCGGCTCCTTCCATCGCGCGCATCAGGCGTGGTATCTCCACACGCTGCGGGAACAGGGCGATCGCGATTGGTCGCTGACTGTCGGCAATATTCGCGGCGACGGCAACGCGGTTCTCGATGCACTGGCCGCGCAGCAAGGCGCCTACACACTGGAAACCGTCGATCCGAAAGGCCATCGTGAATACGAGACGATCCGATCGATCGCGCGCGTGCTGCCGTGGCAAGCCGATCTCGCGAACCTCGTGGCAGCGGGTGCCGACCCGCGCACGCGCATCATCTCCTTCACCGTTACCGAAGGCGGTTATTACCTCGACGAGCATCATCGACTCGATACCGCGAATGCCGATCTGCGCGCCGATATCGATGGCGCGCGCACAACCTTATATGGCGCGCTGCGCGCGATTCTGCAGGAACGGATGCGTGCCGATGCCGGCCCGGTCACGCTGCAGAATTGCGACAACCTGCGCAGCAACGGCGAGCGCTTTCACGCCGGCATGCGCGCGTTCCTGGATGCAGTCGGCGATACGACGCTACTCGCCTGGTTCGACGCGAACACGCGCTGCCCGGACGCGATGGTCGATCGGATCGTGCCGCGCCCCGGGCCCGATGTGCGCGAACGGGTCGCGGCCGCCGGCTTCGACGACGACGTACCGGTGATGGGGGAGCGCTTTATTCAGTGGGTGATCGAAGACGATTTCATCGCCGGACGCCCGCGTTGGGAAAAGGTCGGCGTGCAACTCGTCGATTCGGTCCTGCCTTACGAAGAGGCGAAGATCCGCATTCTGAACGCGACGCACAGCTGCATCGCCTGGGCCGGCACGCTGGCCGGTCTGCAGTTCATCCACGAAGGCACGCATGACGCGGCAATCCGCAAGGCTGGCTTCGATTACGTCACCGAGGATGTGATCCCCTGCCTGTCGCCCAGCCCGATCGATCTGGCGACCTACCGCGACACCGTGCTCGATCGCTTCAGCAATCCGAATATCCGCGACACCAACCAGCGTGTCGCGGCGGACGGATTCTCGAAAATTCCCGGCTTTATCGCGCCGACCTTGCGCGAACAGATTGCCGCCGGGCGGCCGTTCGAGGCCACCGCGCGTCTGCCGGCCTTGTTCTTCGTATTTCTAGAGGCCTGGCACCAGGGCAAATTGCCCTATGATTATCAGGACGGTGTGATGGACCCGGCGGTCGCGCACGGATTTTTCGAAAGCGCCGATCCCCTGTCGGCATTCACCGAGAACACGCTGCTCTGGGGCTCGCTTGCCGGACGAAGCGATCTGCGCGAGGCCATCGGCCAGCAGGTCGACGACGTCCGATCCTGGCTGGCCGTTGTGCAGCGTCCGTAA
- a CDS encoding TIGR03862 family flavoprotein: MSDSSPPAAASLSAVIPRSPVTRRRIAIIGAGPAGLAAAERLIASDTTMRDAQIDLYDAMPSVGRKFLRAGIGGLNVTHSEPYEAFCARFGSRPESLQRALDAFPPDALRAWASGLGVETFVGTSGRVFPAEMKAAPLLRAWLHRLRAAGVTVHTRHRWLGWAASADAAADLSEAGSAVAGPAEAGPTQGVAGRGRGTVPTLRFDTPSGIVEQPADAVVLALGGGSWPQLGSDGSWVPWLEAQHIPVNPLRSANGGFAIAWSAHLRERFAGAPLKSVALSFTDASGEIHRRQGECVVSARGVEGSLIYAFSRALRESIEVTGSASFTLDLVPGRDALAVADAVSHPRGSRSLSSHLQSRLGLTGVKAALLYEVLDRAVLQDSQALAHAIKALPLTVHATLPLAEAISSAGGVAFAALDDDLMVRHMPGVFVAGEMLDWEAPTGGYLLTACLATGRLAGQGVTHYMERGSHGVAVAAPSP, from the coding sequence ATGTCAGATTCGTCTCCTCCCGCTGCGGCTAGCCTTTCGGCCGTCATACCGCGCTCGCCCGTCACCCGGCGACGCATTGCCATCATCGGTGCAGGGCCCGCCGGTCTGGCTGCGGCGGAGCGCCTGATTGCAAGCGATACGACGATGCGCGACGCGCAGATCGACCTCTACGACGCGATGCCGTCTGTCGGGCGGAAATTCCTTCGGGCCGGCATCGGCGGGCTGAACGTCACGCACAGTGAACCGTATGAGGCGTTCTGCGCGCGCTTCGGGTCCCGACCGGAATCGCTGCAACGTGCGCTCGACGCCTTCCCTCCCGACGCACTGCGGGCCTGGGCGAGCGGATTGGGCGTGGAGACGTTCGTCGGCACGTCGGGGCGCGTCTTTCCCGCGGAGATGAAGGCGGCGCCGCTACTGCGGGCTTGGTTACACCGGCTGCGCGCAGCGGGCGTCACCGTTCACACACGGCATCGCTGGCTGGGATGGGCGGCATCGGCTGATGCGGCGGCCGACCTATCGGAGGCGGGCTCGGCGGTGGCAGGCCCCGCCGAGGCCGGACCGACCCAAGGCGTCGCCGGCCGCGGGCGCGGCACGGTGCCGACGCTGCGCTTCGATACGCCCTCCGGCATCGTCGAGCAGCCGGCGGATGCCGTGGTATTGGCGCTGGGCGGCGGCAGTTGGCCACAGCTCGGCAGTGACGGCAGCTGGGTGCCTTGGCTTGAAGCGCAGCACATCCCCGTCAACCCGCTCCGCAGTGCGAACGGCGGTTTTGCCATCGCCTGGAGTGCGCATCTACGGGAACGGTTCGCCGGGGCGCCGCTCAAATCCGTTGCGCTGTCGTTCACCGATGCGTCGGGCGAGATCCACCGCCGGCAAGGGGAATGTGTCGTCTCCGCACGCGGCGTGGAAGGCAGTCTGATCTACGCGTTCTCACGGGCCTTGCGCGAATCGATCGAGGTCACGGGATCGGCTAGCTTCACGCTGGACCTGGTGCCTGGACGCGATGCCCTGGCGGTGGCTGACGCAGTGTCCCATCCGCGCGGCAGCCGATCCCTCTCGAGTCATCTGCAAAGCCGACTCGGCTTGACCGGCGTGAAAGCGGCCTTGCTATACGAAGTATTGGATAGGGCCGTGCTACAGGATTCGCAGGCGCTCGCCCACGCGATCAAGGCGCTGCCCTTGACGGTTCATGCGACGCTACCGTTGGCCGAAGCGATCAGTAGCGCCGGCGGCGTCGCGTTTGCGGCGCTGGACGACGATCTGATGGTGCGCCACATGCCGGGGGTCTTCGTCGCCGGAGAAATGCTGGATTGGGAAGCGCCCACTGGCGGCTATCTGCTGACCGCCTGTCTGGCGACCGGCCGACTGGCCGGGCAGGGTGTGACGCACTATATGGAACGTGGATCGCATGGCGTCGCGGTGGCCGCGCCGTCCCCCTAG
- a CDS encoding sugar ABC transporter permease encodes MDLKNTATAASRASDGTGKAGAARSKRGHPARWLAQPSIVLLFIWMAVPLAMTVWYSLIHYNLLNPDNTGFAGLQNYLFLATDPSFIPSIVNTLILIGSVLAITVVGGILLAVLFDRTFPGQGIARLLAIAPFFVMPTVAALIWKNMILHPVYGVLAKVFVFFGLQPIDWFATFPMTGVIMIVAWQWLPFAFLILFTAIQSLDQEQKEAAQLDGAGAFAMFFHITLPHLRRAIAVVVMIETIFLLSIFAEIYTTTSGGPGNATTNLSYLIYSLGLQQFDVGLASAGGILAVILANVVSFFLVRMLAKNLKGDYAS; translated from the coding sequence ATGGATCTCAAAAATACGGCAACCGCGGCCTCGCGCGCATCGGACGGCACCGGCAAGGCAGGTGCTGCACGCAGCAAGCGGGGTCATCCGGCGCGGTGGCTGGCGCAGCCTTCGATCGTGCTGCTGTTCATCTGGATGGCGGTACCGCTGGCCATGACGGTCTGGTACTCGCTGATCCATTACAACCTGCTGAACCCCGACAACACCGGTTTTGCTGGGCTGCAGAACTATCTCTTTTTGGCGACGGACCCTTCGTTCATACCGTCGATCGTAAATACCTTGATCCTGATCGGATCGGTGCTGGCGATCACCGTCGTCGGCGGCATTCTGCTCGCCGTGCTGTTCGACCGCACCTTCCCCGGGCAGGGTATCGCACGCCTGCTTGCGATCGCGCCGTTCTTCGTGATGCCGACGGTGGCCGCGTTGATCTGGAAGAACATGATTTTGCATCCGGTCTACGGCGTGCTGGCCAAGGTCTTCGTCTTCTTCGGCTTGCAACCGATCGATTGGTTCGCGACGTTCCCGATGACCGGCGTGATCATGATCGTCGCCTGGCAATGGCTCCCGTTCGCGTTCCTGATCCTTTTCACCGCGATCCAGTCGCTGGATCAGGAACAGAAGGAGGCGGCGCAACTGGATGGTGCAGGTGCCTTCGCGATGTTTTTCCATATCACGCTGCCCCACTTGCGGCGTGCGATCGCGGTCGTGGTGATGATCGAAACCATTTTTCTGCTGTCGATCTTCGCGGAAATCTATACGACGACCAGCGGGGGACCCGGCAACGCGACGACGAATCTGTCCTACCTGATCTACTCGCTCGGCCTGCAGCAATTCGATGTCGGCCTGGCATCGGCGGGCGGCATTCTGGCGGTGATTCTGGCTAACGTGGTGTCGTTCTTCCTGGTGCGGATGTTGGCGAAGAACCTGAAGGGAGATTACGCATCATGA
- a CDS encoding class I SAM-dependent methyltransferase: MMVWEENGVTHQALWRSEAGVPVPKRVIVADDTMPADQAYRLACEGAALLWRGDFQNARQLLQALGRRIEKKTGRKPSAAEKAPDRHLADAFNRHRLAQSQRARTLGALLLPLGSDYRLPLRRAPDVRGACEWVYGPAAVASPAVEAQANSAADVAADSDAVAFDTDSADAPRAAASHLAAPVNDGSVVSMRELLGVIGAYEWRKKGVEVPQTGGRIHPHYGVFSPVRGEYVDLVAQAPLPAALRDTPVAFDIGVGTGVLSIVLARRGVARIVSTDSDPRALACAAENVARHALETQIDLVRHDLFPPEAAGRAALIVCNPPWLPARPSSPIEAAVYDPGSRMLLGFLDGLAARLAPGGEGWLIMSDFAEHLGLRTPTQLADAIAAAGLKVVGKVTAKPLHPRASDRDDPLHAARAAETTTLWRLTGV; this comes from the coding sequence ATGATGGTCTGGGAAGAAAACGGCGTGACGCATCAGGCGCTTTGGCGTTCCGAGGCGGGCGTGCCGGTGCCGAAGCGCGTGATCGTCGCCGACGATACGATGCCGGCCGATCAAGCCTATCGGCTGGCGTGCGAAGGCGCCGCCTTGCTCTGGCGTGGCGATTTCCAGAATGCGCGGCAACTGCTTCAGGCGTTGGGGCGTCGCATCGAAAAAAAGACCGGGCGCAAGCCGTCGGCCGCCGAGAAGGCACCAGACCGACATCTCGCCGATGCATTCAACCGGCACCGGCTCGCACAGTCACAGCGTGCCCGGACGCTGGGGGCCTTGCTACTGCCTCTGGGCAGCGATTACCGGCTGCCCTTGCGTCGTGCCCCGGACGTGCGCGGCGCATGCGAATGGGTCTACGGGCCGGCGGCCGTTGCCTCGCCGGCGGTGGAGGCACAGGCGAATTCGGCAGCGGACGTCGCGGCGGATAGCGACGCTGTCGCGTTCGATACCGATTCGGCCGATGCCCCCCGCGCAGCGGCATCGCACCTTGCCGCGCCCGTCAACGATGGTTCGGTCGTTTCCATGCGTGAGCTGCTCGGCGTGATCGGCGCCTACGAGTGGCGCAAGAAAGGGGTCGAGGTCCCGCAAACGGGCGGGCGAATCCATCCGCACTACGGCGTGTTTTCGCCGGTTCGCGGCGAATATGTCGATCTGGTCGCGCAGGCGCCGTTGCCGGCAGCGCTGCGTGACACGCCGGTGGCATTCGATATCGGCGTGGGGACGGGGGTGCTGTCGATCGTGCTGGCGCGTCGCGGCGTGGCGCGGATCGTCTCGACCGACAGCGATCCGCGCGCGCTGGCCTGTGCCGCCGAGAATGTCGCGCGGCACGCCTTGGAGACGCAGATCGATCTGGTGCGGCACGATCTGTTTCCGCCCGAGGCGGCGGGTCGCGCCGCGCTGATCGTCTGCAACCCGCCGTGGTTGCCCGCCCGGCCGAGCTCGCCGATCGAGGCGGCCGTGTACGACCCGGGCAGCCGGATGTTGCTGGGTTTTCTCGATGGGCTGGCGGCACGCTTGGCGCCGGGCGGCGAAGGATGGCTGATCATGTCCGACTTCGCGGAACATCTCGGCCTCCGTACGCCGACGCAACTGGCCGATGCGATCGCCGCGGCCGGACTGAAGGTCGTGGGGAAAGTCACCGCCAAGCCGCTGCATCCGCGCGCGTCGGACCGCGATGATCCCTTGCATGCCGCGCGGGCGGCCGAGACCACGACACTCTGGCGCTTGACCGGCGTGTGA
- the ugpC gene encoding sn-glycerol-3-phosphate ABC transporter ATP-binding protein UgpC, translated as MARLQTRDLSKRYGDTDIIHGIDLDIQDGEFVVFVGPSGCGKSTLLRMIAGLEDITGGDLIIGERRVNDIPPAKRGIAMVFQSYALYPHMSLYDNMAFGLKLAGKSKTEIDQAVRDAARILHIDHLLDRKPRQLSGGQRQRVAIGRAITRRPDVFLFDEPLSNLDAELRVKMRLEFARLHDELKTTMIYVTHDQVEAMTLADKIVVLSAGRVEQVGSPDTLYHAPANRFVAGFIGSPKMNFLDGRVESIDAHGITVTLNSGARQRADVAGGTLRIGDQVTLGVRPEHLWLPQLAPAPAGQSLSAIAPGAATSADARADARGAIVANATVVESLGDVAYLYAESPDAADGLIVRVPPRTQVTRNTPMTLQAEPQHVHVFDAQGTALTRLDASQRSAA; from the coding sequence ATGGCCCGACTGCAAACCCGCGATCTGAGCAAGCGATACGGCGACACCGACATCATTCACGGGATCGACCTCGACATTCAGGACGGCGAGTTCGTCGTCTTCGTCGGGCCCAGCGGCTGCGGCAAATCGACACTGCTTCGCATGATCGCCGGCTTGGAGGACATCACCGGCGGCGACCTGATCATCGGCGAGCGACGCGTGAACGATATCCCGCCGGCCAAGCGCGGCATCGCGATGGTGTTCCAATCGTATGCGCTCTATCCGCACATGTCGCTTTACGACAATATGGCCTTCGGCCTCAAGTTGGCCGGCAAGTCGAAAACCGAAATCGATCAGGCGGTCCGCGATGCCGCGCGGATCCTGCACATCGATCATCTGCTGGACCGCAAACCACGCCAGCTGTCGGGCGGCCAACGGCAACGGGTGGCCATCGGTCGCGCGATCACGCGCCGTCCGGATGTGTTCCTTTTCGATGAACCGTTGTCGAATCTGGACGCGGAACTGCGCGTCAAGATGCGTCTCGAATTCGCCCGGCTTCACGATGAATTGAAGACGACGATGATTTACGTGACGCACGACCAGGTCGAAGCGATGACGCTGGCCGACAAGATCGTCGTCCTGTCGGCGGGCCGCGTGGAACAGGTCGGCTCGCCCGATACGCTGTACCACGCGCCGGCGAACCGGTTCGTCGCCGGCTTCATCGGCTCGCCGAAGATGAATTTCCTCGACGGCCGCGTCGAGTCGATCGATGCGCACGGCATCACCGTTACCCTCAACTCGGGCGCGCGACAACGGGCGGATGTGGCCGGGGGGACCTTGCGCATCGGCGATCAAGTGACCTTGGGCGTTCGTCCGGAGCATCTGTGGTTGCCGCAGTTGGCGCCGGCTCCGGCGGGGCAGTCGCTGTCCGCGATTGCGCCCGGCGCCGCCACGAGCGCCGACGCACGCGCGGACGCACGCGGCGCGATCGTGGCCAATGCCACCGTCGTCGAATCGCTGGGCGATGTCGCCTACCTGTATGCCGAGTCGCCCGATGCCGCCGATGGTTTGATCGTACGCGTGCCGCCGCGCACGCAAGTGACGCGCAATACGCCGATGACACTGCAGGCCGAGCCGCAACACGTCCATGTGTTCGATGCGCAAGGCACGGCGCTGACGCGACTCGACGCGTCACAGCGCAGCGCTGCCTGA
- a CDS encoding HAD family phosphatase, translating to MNETNTRTQDFTSTRQDTPGGPVSRPAAVGAIAVPPQPVTHLVCDCDGVLVDSEAVADEAMVSALFATLTAAARTTPRAAGTPQGDRLLTHAAVEHEVGARLGRTIDHVITAVADCFGMTLAPEAEQSVRMAVEAAVRARQTAVPGVTAALHALSASGLPLAVASNSILPRVREALEVAGITALVGERIYTGERVPHPKPAPDVYVAACAGFETAPQQCAAVEDSVTGVTAASGAGMQVIGFAGGTHLDDARVHAGRLHAAGASWVFEHMRDLEAILTALRSGVAPAARYLLVPEPAVAAETAPHRHTE from the coding sequence ATGAACGAAACGAATACGCGGACGCAGGACTTCACGTCGACACGGCAAGACACGCCGGGCGGCCCGGTTTCGCGGCCGGCCGCGGTCGGTGCGATCGCCGTCCCGCCACAGCCCGTCACGCACCTCGTCTGCGATTGCGACGGCGTGCTGGTCGACAGCGAAGCCGTGGCCGACGAAGCGATGGTCAGCGCCTTGTTCGCGACCTTGACGGCGGCCGCGCGAACCACGCCCCGCGCCGCAGGCACGCCGCAAGGCGATCGTCTCCTCACGCATGCGGCGGTCGAGCACGAAGTGGGCGCACGCCTGGGGCGCACGATCGATCATGTCATCACGGCAGTGGCCGACTGCTTCGGCATGACGCTGGCGCCAGAAGCGGAACAGAGCGTGCGCATGGCCGTGGAAGCTGCCGTGCGGGCACGACAGACGGCCGTGCCGGGCGTCACCGCTGCCTTGCATGCGCTGTCGGCCAGCGGCCTGCCTTTGGCGGTGGCGAGCAATAGCATTCTGCCGCGCGTGCGCGAAGCGCTGGAAGTGGCAGGCATCACGGCACTGGTCGGCGAGCGCATTTACACCGGCGAGCGCGTGCCGCACCCGAAACCGGCGCCGGACGTTTATGTGGCCGCCTGCGCCGGTTTCGAGACGGCGCCGCAGCAATGCGCGGCGGTGGAGGACAGCGTCACCGGCGTGACGGCCGCCAGCGGCGCCGGCATGCAAGTCATCGGCTTTGCCGGCGGCACGCATCTCGACGATGCACGCGTACACGCGGGACGCCTGCATGCGGCAGGTGCTTCATGGGTCTTCGAACATATGCGTGACCTGGAAGCGATCCTGACCGCCTTGCGGTCCGGCGTCGCACCCGCCGCGCGCTATCTGCTGGTGCCGGAACCGGCCGTAGCGGCAGAGACGGCGCCGCATCGACACACCGAATAA